In Populus nigra chromosome 10, ddPopNigr1.1, whole genome shotgun sequence, the following proteins share a genomic window:
- the LOC133704688 gene encoding transcription factor MUTE, translating into MSHIAVERNRRRQMNEHLKVLRSLTPCFYIKRGDQASIIGGAIEFIKELHQVLQALESKKQRKSSLSPSPGPCLSPSPRAPLQLITTSLHPDHHNPFPFGNIENDLKELGAACCNSPIADVEAKISGSNVILKVISRRIPGQIVRIISVLENLSFEILHLNISSMEDTVLYSFVIKIGLECQVSVEELAVEVQQSFFQDTIYTYEL; encoded by the exons ATGTCTCACATAGCTGTGgaaagaaacagaagaagacAGATGAATGAGCATCTCAAAGTCTTACGTTCCTTGACCCCTTGTTTCTATATCAAAAGG GGGGACCAAGCTTCTATAATAGGGGGTGCAATAGAGTTCATAAAGGAGTTGCACCAAGTTCTACAAGCTTTGGAGTCCAAGAAACAAAGGAAGAGTAGTTTGAGCCCTAGCCCTGGTCCTTGCCTTAGCCCTAGCCCTAGGGCGCCACTGCAACTAATAACCACTAGTCTTCATCCTGATCACCATAACCCCTTTCCCTTCGGGAATATTGAAAATGATCTCAAGGAACTAGGCGCTGCATGCTGCAACTCTCCAATTGCAGATGTTGAAGCAAAGATATCAGGATCAAACGTTATCTTGAAAGTAATATCGCGGCGAATACCAGGTCAAATTGTGAGGATAATCAGTGTGTTGGAAAACCTTTCCTTTGAGATCCTTCACTTGAACATCAGTAGCATGGAAGATACTGTCCTTTACTCCTTTGTCATTAAG ATAGGGCTAGAATGTCAGGTGAGTGTGGAGGAACTAGCAGTTGAAGTGCAACAAAGCTTCTTTCAAGACACAATTTATACATATGAGTTATAG